From Lucilia cuprina isolate Lc7/37 chromosome 4, ASM2204524v1, whole genome shotgun sequence:
atataaatacatatctaTTCAGATAATACTCCCAACGAACTACTTACGCAAAATACACTTAAGTTTTTATATCCAACATTCAAATGTAACGgccaaaagacaaaaaaaaacaaatcacatgttttatttaactttctctacaacaataaataatatcaaTTTTCTTTACATCCTTACACTATTTccgattatatttaaaattttttctaactatatttgtttttctaattatagttgtatttgaaaaatgtcCATTTGCAGTTCAGATATTTTAtacgaaaatttcattaaatacgtttgaaatagggttctataaatcgactttcgaataatcgaacaatcgactttttgtcgaaaaaagtcgaaaagtcgaaatcgactattttgttccaaaaaattcgataactcgactatcgtctgtgaaaaaagtcgaagagccgactttgttaataaaagtcgaaaagtctgaatgtcgaaaaaagtcgaaaagtcggaaaaagtcgaaaaaattcgaaaagtcggaaaaagtcgaaaactggAAAACTCGATAATTGTAGAAAtaagtcaaaaaaaagtcgaaaattttaaaaaagtggaaaaaagtcaaaaaccctaaaatagtcggaaaaactcgaaaaaggcaaaaaatagtcaaaaagtcaaaaaaatcgaaaagtcggaaaaagacgataaaatcgaaaagtcggataaAGACGGAAAAgaatcgaaaaatcgactttttcataaaatgcaaaaagtcgaaaagtcgacttttaactaaatgaaaaaagtcgaaaagtcgacttttcgtttcaactatagaaccctagtttgaAATACAATTGGAAATGGTGTAGATTATAGACAGTATAAACgttaagtaaatatgtattaaattgcTTTGAAGAGGGTGATGTTGATTTAAACAGTAGAAAAAGAAGGTATCAATTTATAAATGACACAGACTTTTGTAGTTGCTTTACACTACACGGAACactaatgttttttcttttgttggttttctttgtttgtttgttcgtggtgaccaaaataataaattactttgGTTTAAATCtgaattaatgaaattaattttttccaaagtcacttagatttttaatttgctttctttttttacaaattataaacattataaatgaCAGCGAATTGTTATTGTCTattaaatttgcataatttatatcagtttttttacattaaaagtaaatattatgtaagattattaataatagaaataaagcGTGACAACATGTCAGTAGATTTATTAAGTAAAAGTGAAATATGTTCCTGAAAGTTAGACGAACTTTTATGCATAAAGATTATAAGAACTTTTTAGCAAAAACTAAAAtggtaaataatattatattctctttggaatacaatttttataaaatttgaaaaaagttcaTTTAGTAGCACTAATTATGAAAATAGGCTGTTATTTATACCAATTGAATATAGGTCTattttttcacacttttttgtacttttaaagttttttataatattgatcatataaacataaaattaaacttatcccggagtaaatgagaatctataaaagggtacttttccATTCTTCAACTGATTGGACGTTTTTGAATTTCGTATAATACTAGATATATCTACAGGGCTTTGCTAACCTAAATGCAATATTCCTATCATACTTTTAATGGAAGAAACTATTGCCGTAATATGGGAGTTTCACACACCCGTTATTgttaattaaactatttttccAAATGCTTATTTGAGAATTCTAGCTGCAATCCTtttttaggttaggttgataggaggatgtacatcaaatccgaagaaatacctCTAGGCCACAGTCAGTCTGTTGTGCGCTGCTTTTAATGGAAAAATGATCCAAATAGTGTTAGAtagaaatgttatttccggaataacatcacttccaagatacttggatctaactttggCGATCGCCTGACAGTGGCACatagtttcactgtcctctctacgtgctctacattcATTTGAATCAGCACGTTCATTTTTGCGTAAAAAtactcgtaatcctgtgtgtccactcactACCTGTACACGTAGAGAGtaagatttctcgtcttgctcccATTAGGATCACCCCATAGGATCCTTGTgattctacccaccgtttcattattccaagaagtcTTCTCTCAATCGTTTGTCAGTTTTGTCGGCAGTTAAATGGTAGCTACCACACCCCCTTACGCTGGAGGTCCAACCACTCGTTCTTCGCTTTCTCGCGTTCTACGCGTCTCTAAAAAAAGTAGAATCTAACGCATAAAAAGCTTCAAGCAGATCTTTTTTCTATTAGTTCAATGATGAAAAAATGCGAGGGCATGGtcgccatataataccctacacctattgaataaaattgtggacatttaagtaaaattttttgaagagggcTTTTTTATAGGGACTAGAGcgttagtatagaacttggttgttgttgtagcagcggcACGTGTAAAGTCGGGTTttggctgggttgacaatccttgtTCGTTTTTCGctgaactccgagtcgttccggtgcgaagaaccgattgtcgtgggaacgatagaacttagttttgcagctttctgtcgagatacgagtatattaaacataactatgaacttaaaagccctattccgCGTTTTTATCTGTATTGGAGTTATATGAAATAATACCCCTATAATAGGATTCGtctctgggacaatagaagattatgtaccatacggacggacatagctaaatcaactcagaaaatgattttatccgattggtatacttgaaGGTTTGTAtgtgaccaatattattgtgcgttacaaacatgaGCACAAATTCGGTATATTGGATTGGATTAAGAGGTGTAAGGTATAATTAACGCTTAAAAAGcgccgcacagtggtataggaaaaaaaaagagggaaataattcggtaacttctaaacggttaatccgattttaatgaaatttggtatgcacaaaaaggaggtgttgtcgNNNNNNNNNNNNNNNNNNNNNNNNNNNNNNNNNNNNNNNNNNNNNNNNNNNNNNNNNNNNNNNNNNNNNNNNNNNNNNNNNNNNNNNNNNNNNNNNNNNNcgacaacacctcctttttgtgcataccaaatttcattaaaatcggattaaccgtttagaagttaccgaattatttccctctttttttttcctataccactgtgcgccgCATGTAGCTTGAAGCGTAAAAAGCGAAGCAGGTATGTAAAGTAGGAttttataaatcgactttcgaataatcgaacagtAGACTTTTTGTcgcaaaaagtcgaagtcgactattttgttccaaaaaagtcgataactcgactatagtctgtgaaaaaagtcgactttgtaaataaaagtcgaaagaagtcgaatagtcgaaaaaagcccaaaagtcggaaaaggtcgaaaagttgaaaaaagtcgataagtcgaaaaaagttgaaaagtcgtaaaaagtaaactttttttcgactttttacgacttttcaactttacgtcgaaaagtcggaaaaactcgtaaactcgaaaatagtaaaaaaaatcaaaaatagtcgaacgttttaaaaaagttggaaaaaagtcaaaaactctaaagtagtcgggaaaactaaaaaaataaaaaaattgtggaaTAAAGTCgaaagaaaagtataaaaaagtcgagaagtcgactatttataacatacttaaagtctaaaagtcggcattcaattaaatgaaaaaagtcgaaaaatcgacttttaaataatgcaaaacAGTAATGTAAAGCATGTAATGCTTTGATGTGTAGTGTGAACTTTCAGCCACACCAACAAAAATAGCGGCGTGGATGACAAATTTTAGGAATTTTAGCTCTGATCGTCACGCCCCTGTTTGTTAGTCCTcccattttgtttatttcatttaataaggTTGAGAATAACGATGCtcagtttttatgttttaacttacagatttttattctttaaaacagCTACTAAATAgggaaataaaacaaactatcgatattttttaaatcatatgcagttttttatattgttttttaagaaatcatACAAATTTGACAAtatataatgtatataaaaaagagaataaaacataataagtaataaaagataacatttttaattatatttttgtttgtttttgttttctttcaaagatagttttgctatttttttttttttttgtttttgttttgcttgcattgttaaacattttctttcacATTAGGAATTTTAAACTAGttagaaaatagaaaataggaAATAGACTTTAGCAGTGATTTtacaattgttaaattttatatgtaaaaaaaaagagtttcttttaaggaaaataaaataataaaattaaaatgatttgtgTTAGCTAAGCATCAAATGTTGGGTTGTAatacgattttttaaaattaaaattaaataaaaaaaacataaacatctttatttttgttgtgtttcttttttttaataaattacaaactaATATCAAAGTTTTATTATCAACAGTTTAATTCTTTATGTTGCTCTCTTACTGCGggcaaatatattcaaaattgatTTCCCCTCAAGTTAGAGAAcaacaaaattcaaataattagtATAAAGTTGTAATGtgtgtttagttttaaataagttttgtttgctttttctttaacataactaaagattttaaatagtttgtttgtttttgttttgagatGGTTTAGTTATAAACTAAGTTTTAAGATTGATcttaaagtttagtttattatttaaagcattgtttttcttttaaagcatTTAACATTTGCGTTGAACATTTAACACACATTTCTCTTAAAGAATTCTATAGAAGTAGaaagaattctttaaaaaaataaatgtcaacgtgtttttaaaacatttaagttgttgCTTGTTTTTGGattgttttttaaacttaaattaaataaattataataatttaaaataatttttctacttgttgtttttgttttcgtttttagattgtactaaaaaaaaaaaataatctattgTGGGATGCAGTAGTCGTTTTCAACTGGGTGTAAGACTTAATAAGTGTGTGGTAGGGTGTAGGTTGATTGATTGTTTacagtttaaattatttctctTTGTATTCTTTTAAGTCTTAAAACTTATTCTTAATAAATGActtgttttgttgtatttttttccatagtttttatgtaatatcacaTTTTGTATCATAAACCAAATAATAgcgaaaaaaatctttaaaatttttatcaggAGCTGAATactactttataaaaaattccttgtttaaaatttgcaacattttgtttagttttttcgtttaaaattaactctcttaaaatttaataatttacaatttattcacTAACTTTGCCCCAGATTGTTAAGAGTTTAAAGAtctttttgctatttgttaaataaaaaaaaaacttaaattaaataaaacttaaaagaaataaagaaaaatattaaacatttaaagaaattatatttatgttaatagcatttaaaaaagtaagaaattttaacttattttttttatagttaacaGCAGACTTTAAGTTTGACATAAAGTTAATTGtttaggtttttctttttttgttgttttttgtttttgctttttggtGAGTAAGTGTTAAGTTTAATTGCAGTTCTATAAATCATAGCAAgtagaaaattatgtttaaattaatattaaaatattttccattttaaaaagAACTAATAAGgcatttagttaaataaattagattaaaattttgttaaaaactaaagttttcaaataatatgCTAAAGAAAATCTCAAGAAATTTCTCTTAACATAATAATAACTtagagttttgttgttgttattgttgctactACTCAAGCGTATtcgtcaaattttattgttagCAACATTTTGACCATTTGCTGCAGTTGTTTCAGTAGCAGCAGCACCAGCAGTTGCTGTTGGTGCGCttgttttatttgcatttaattttgcTTTCATTTTCATAAGTAAAGCCTCAAAGGAATCATCTTCTTTGGGTTGGGTTACAGGCTGTGGAAACACATACGACTGATAGGTATTTATGCCGGCATtatctaaaataataataaaaaaatattttaataaatatttaaaagattaaagaacttataaaaatatttacctaaaTCAGCATAAGAGGCCCTACAGAATGCACGTCTGCCACCAAAGCTGACATCATACATGTTAATTTGGGGATCTCGTGTACTATTATCGATGGCTGAGAACGCATCTTGGGAACGTTCAAAGGTAACAAAACCATATTTCATGCTATaggtaagaatttaaaaaagaaaattattaaaaaattttacataattaaaattccttttaacaCTTACCCCGTATCCTTATAATGTATGCTTATCTGCTTGATAGTACCATATTGTAAGAATTTTCTTCTTAGCATATCTTTGGTTGTCTCCTGCTCAATACGACCCACATAGACAATACGACGCTCTTCGACAGCGGGCTGCGAAACATTACGATCCACAAaactattattgttattttgacCCTGACGATAACTGGAACGTCTCGAACGTGAACGTGTGCGTGAATTGGAACGACTGCGAGAACGTCTATAGTGAGGACTACGTGAACGATCCGAATCGGAGGAGAACGACGATGAAGAGTATGGCGAACGAGATCGTTTGCGTGCCGCTGAACGTTTTGTATAGCTAGTACGACGTTGGCGACGACCGCGTGCAATACGATCGGCAGATTCGGAATAAGATGATGAAATAGAACTACGATGCTTACGACTACTTCTCGAGGAATAACCTCCCGTTCCAATGGCACTATCATACGTACGCATTCGTTCTACTGAAGACGAACAGCTATTGTCACGAGAACGTGAAATGCTAGATGAATTACTATGATCAGACTGATCATCTGAAGAATACTCGGACGAAGAGGAAGATGACTGTTCGTTATTGTGTTTCCTATACTGACGTTTACGATGTCTACGTGAGCGTTCACGGGATTTGTGTTGCAAACACGATTTAGGCAAAGGTAGAGGTGGAAATTCTGGTTGCAACTCGGTTTGTATGGCAATCGTACACATGCGCTTACGTATTCTGTCTTTGCGTAAATGCATAATGATTTTATCTTCACCATGATGTTCTGGTTTTTTAGTATCCTTAACATCAACACTAGTAGCTGTAGTTTCTTCTACGGGCAACGTTTTGTTGACTACCACATCTTGTATACTGGCTATAAGAGAACTTGTAGATATCTTTACATTGTCATTAGCTTTGACCTTCTCAAAGCTATTAGTAATGGTGGATAATAATGCTGAAGACTTTAATAAAGACCTAGTAGCATTGTTGACCGGCTGTGTAGACTGGTTGGGTAAAGGTGGTATAGATATATCAGTATTGCAACTTGCTGAAACTATAATTATTTCCTCATAATCTGATTTGAAATTTTGAGTGTTTAATGATTTCTTTTCTTCCTCATTGAGATAGGGAGTGTCTTTGACAATTTCTCTTAAGGGCAAAAGTTTAGTAACTCTGGGCACCTTGGCGGATATTGTAGAATCTATGATACGCATTTGTTGAGCCTTTTTCAGTTCTTGCATGcgtaaaactttgtttttagcCTCGGTTATGGGATCAGTTTTTGGTGCTATATTTTGTTGATCTTTAAGTGTTTTCACTATTGAGGTAACGGCTTCACTATGCTTTGTGGGTGTTGTATTTACAGTTGGCTTTTTATCGCTGGTGACAGCAGTCTTAGaactgtttgttttattttctaattttggtattttataggatataaatttagtatttgATGCTGCAGTTACCCCAGGTACAACAGGTTCAGCACCTCGCCTCTTTTTATACTCTTCCaagtttagttttcttttaacagCTTGAGCCTTTTGTGCAGGGGTTTCTTGAACATCTCGTTTTACAATTACTGGCTTTTGCTGTGGACTACTGGTGGTTGGAACTACTTCACGTTTCAAGGGCGTGTTATTCTCCTCGGAACTTTGTTCTGATATACTCACACGTTCATGTTTGAGTAATGCTAAATTCTTGCCTCCCATGCCAATGCCTATCTTTCTTAATCTATTTTCAGGTTTaactatagttgttgttgtgtttgtcGTATTAGTTATTGCAGATGTTTCTTTTACTGGAGACAGttccattttaatatttttggtcGCTAAGGTTTTAGGTTTTTGAGTAGCTTTTCCTTTACCTTTGGCAAATTTGCCCTTTAACAAGTCACATTGTTTTTTATTGGGCACCAATGGGAAATTGCGTGTGAAATTTGGTTTTTGTGTAGCTGGTTTTTCCTGGCAAGAAAATTTAGtgattttacaataaaaaaagttttttatattataatcaaGCACAAGCTTACCTCTACTTTATgagtttccacttttttcacCGTCTGTGTAGGGCTCCAGGAGGGATCACTCTTAACATTATCTACAAAAGGAGTCTCTTCCTCAGTTTGTATTGGTACTGATGCCGCAATAGGTTTTAGAATTTCTGATGCCTTTCTTAAGGAACTGGCATCATCCTCATCCATTTCTACGGTCTCAACATCAACTATAACATCAGAGTCAGAATCGGAATCATCAAGTTTGGATGATATAACCTGCACAACTGAAGGAGTTTGTGCAATATTTGtggcaaaattatttttaggtaAAATATGTGATTTTACTGCTGCCTCTGCAGCTGGTACTGCTGTATGCATTTGATTGGACATGATGGGTGTATTTTGCAATTGAAAATCATCTTTTGTTATAAATTCTGccaaatcaaaattatttgcatCGATTTGTAAACCCAAACCATCGACATCGGAGTTAAGGGTATTCGTGCTGAGAGTACGATTTTTATGAAACGAATTATCTAATAGTAAATCGTCTGGAGCTACTAAATTTGAATGTAAATCTATAATAGAGTTGTTGGCATTGTTAGCCATGTTGCTCATGTTAGCGAGAGCATTTTGCAGTAAAGCGGtattattaattagattattatcattatcatcGTCATCGCTGTCATCATCATAATCACTTGTATGTGATTCATAATCCCCAATGGAGGAActatctgttctagttcgaAATGTGCCATTACTGCACTGACTTTGACggtcaaaatttaataaaccatTGTCGtcttcatcgtcatcatcatccacGTCGTCGTCGTCATCACTATCTTCCTCATCTTCGCTGTCGGTATCATAGCCATCATTGGGATCTACAGTTACAATTTCTATGGCTCCACCACTTGCCAAATGTTGACCAGCAAAGTCTTCataattaaactataaaaagtaataatttgtttttttttatgaagaaaGAAAGATAGAATTAAATGCTGTTTCCTTTATGTTAATTTTCTTCGTAGCTTTATTTTTGGAAACCTACcgcatttttatttgtttgtatatttatagcGTTTGTATGTTCATCCTTGTGAAAATCATCTGTGGGCGCTATGGGCAATATACCATTTAAAGTTTCTGTTAGTTGCATGCCCAtggttctttaaaaaaaataataataataaaatcataattaattaataacattttatttttttttagttttatgcaACTTACTCGCTACCACNNNNNNNNNNNNNNNNNNNNNNNNNNNNNNNNNNNNNNNNNNNNNNNNNNNNNNNNNNNNNNNNNNNNNNNNNNNNNNNNNNNNNNNNNNNNNNNNNNNNCATTGCTCTAATTAACGgtaaaaatgttgttgatgataaactacagttattaaaattttaatattattaataaaattgctaaataaacaaaaaatcatattaactgcttcttgataaaaaaataacaagtgaAATGCAACGTGTCAGTAGCATTTCCAGTACCTTTATATTCAAGTGAAGTGTCTAAATTGGTGTTTatcaattcattaaaaatacagAGTAAACGTGCAAAtactattaatataaatttaatcaattttaccCTAGAGAtgtcttatgtttttttttaacattttaaacaaaaggttttattttcttataaccattttttaaattttaataaaatatctccATTCTCTTTCGCTACTTAGTAAAGGCAAAAAAAAGCACAtggtattattatttattttgtctgtttttgttgttttatttggatttttgtattattcgtttcgtttttttttttgtattcacaTTCTTTTTCGTTTGCtcaaaacaacaactattattTGAAACACACATGTTGGCCTTAATATTTGTTGTGCATTGCAGTGTTACCATTaatcacattaaaaaaaatgtgttttactGCAGTTTCTGGGGAAAACGTAAAAtgccaaattaaataaaaaaataataaatgttaaaaatttttttctgccgCTTAAAGTAAATCTAATTAATAATAGTAactaatttaaaagtaaaatacttatctaaaaacattaaatgaatcaataaattaaaaataaaggacAGTAGATTTGTTTTGGAAAGTtcgagaaatatttaaaattacaaaatttgtctatatatttaaaatagtacATATACAGAAAAACTTTCAGCTTAAATATTATGAACAACTTTCATTGAATAAAGGACTAACTATTAAATATGGAAATAGTTAGcagaaaatggaaaattttcataaatatctataataaataataaaaatttaaaaaactcgataaagtacaaatttatacattttatggaCTATCTATATTCTGACGCAAAATGGTTTGGGAAAAAAAGTCATGTCCGATTCATATTATTTGCCTCAAAAAAATCCCTTATTTGGTTCAAGattttgtgttaataaaaagaattatttaaaaaaccctGAGCTTGAGGTCCATAGCACTACTTTTCGCGTCAAAGCTTTACATGAGGtgtgaattttttcttttaattataaagaaCTTTGCTTTTTTACATTGTGTTTTTACACATTGGAAGTTACACAATCAAGTTTTGCATTTACCAACACActcacactttttaaaaattaaaacaaacttgcttttcaatttttcttttcatctactgtttcatttttataaacaataaattaatttttgataatttcttatttgttattctgaaaaaaattaaaaaatgcattCAAAATTAAcgatattgtaaataaaattaataaatgacatttagaaacataaaattgcctGCAGCCTACAGAGGCAACTTCAAATAGATTTTGACAATCAGTTTGTGTGAAAAACTTGTAACTGTAACCATAGAGTTTGCCTGTAACTGccgattatatttttttgaaagatgCGTAGAATGCGAAAAACCGTGGTGGGCAGTTTAATAATGTAATCGaatctttaatatataaaatatttatctgcatttcatttcattattcATTCACTAAAAGCAGTAAATTGATACGTACATATCGGTAGTTTACTTAaggataaatatatttaaaaaaagtaattattagaACAAACACACGGTTCGATTTAGTATTATTTATCATAGAATGTTCTATGTATTAGAAAATCATACAAagaatccaaaaaaatatttttgtcaaacaGTATAATTTAACATCAGTCTTTCTAAAATTACAATTCGGATcgatattttttatcttaataaatatttactaaatttgcatttttttattgaaaaaatcatctgtaatttgttaacaaaaaaaattattacatttaattttaagatttggTGTTTGACTGATTAGACATTGAATTTTCAATCTAAACATCTATATATTTTATCCCAAAAATTTAAGTCGTTATGAATAACTGACTTCAAACCTAATTTTTATATAAGCTATTTAAGAATAACCATAAATATAATGTTACGCTACCCTGTGAATTTAAATTTCATGGCTTCTTTAATAACAGTAGAACTCATTAACAACTTCTTAAATTCTACCTATTCCctagtttaaaaatgttttaaaaacttcaaaaataaacTCAGATTGTAAACTTAAATGAGATTTATGTTGCATTAGAcataattttgataattaatattattttatatattttttctatatttattatattttccttaaaaatattaaaattacatatttaacaaatagCTTAAATCAATGAAACGTCGTTTTGTGAATCATCGAATTTGCATtgattcgattattcgaaattcGCGCATAAACACATGTTCTCCAATGATACGCTAATGTGTTTCACCTAAATTGAATTACTTNNNNNNNNNNNNNNNNNNNNNNNNNNNNNNNNNNNNNNNNNNNNNNNNNNNNNNNNNNNNNNNNNNNNNNNNNNNNNNNNNNNNNNNNNNNNNNNNNNNNattttataaagaatatttttcacgaatcacttgttttttattattatttaatttttttaagtaataatttaaaattttttgttttcttcaacACACCACACAAAAAAAACGTGTTCACTTTCTGTGTCTGTCGTATGTGTTGTGGTTGTTTTTTGCTTATtatcttttattatatttttctcctTATGTCTGCttctttttgtaattctttCTATAAATGTCTGCTTTGCTTTGATTGTTGGCTTCTTGTCTATTTTAACCTCACATGTTGCCCAGATTTAATAATTGTAAGGGACTACCACAACTTCAAACTTTTGTTACaactttatttgttattttaattatttcgtcTTAAACTTTTCTATGCTTTAAGACTGTGTAATTTGTTAATTCttgatttgttttcttatattttctttttgttaagcaCTACACTCTTTTCATATTTGTTAGACCATTTGAATTGGAATTTTTCACGTGGACCGCAAGAGACAAACGAGCGAATGCCGTGAATTGGAATGTTTTGACATTCCTTTTTTGTTATGCTATTCGCCTTGATGCGGCTTTTCCACATCATACAAcgcaattacaacaacaacttttgATAATTTGTCCAATTGCTCATACGGCGGCGAATATGCGATTTTCGTTGtgaaatgaaatgtcaaaaaaaatttagcacGTGGTAATTTTGTAACATAGTGTTGCCGTATTTATTAGGAACACATTTTTCTAACGGTTTTTCATAAACATTAATTCAAGACTTTAAAAATGGAATGCTTTAGATTTTCTAATTTGATTTTGCCTTCTTTTTGCGACAAATTTATGTGGTGTCACTATTTCtcgtaaattttctatcttTAAGACTATTTCTGAAAAATTTAGTTAGGAATTTCATAAATAAGAAACTTTGGCAGTTTGTCTTTCAGTAATTTTCGAATTGGAAAAGCTATTGTTTATTTACGATAGATGTCGctattgttaattaaataaatgtcaaTCTTATTAACGTTTTTAAAAACCGCCGACcgttacatatgtatatatacgaaATTATCTTAAACTGTTTTGAAGTCTAAcgagaaataaatataaacattgttTCTCTTTGTCGcaatttaaaacagaaaaaagtgtTAAGCCAAACGCAaagcaaatttttaatgattccattaaaatttcataaacacCATTACAATTTGGATCGAAATTTTCAAATCGACTCTCTGcaactaaaatttcaaacttacaaaaacgtaggtaTTCGTATCGTAATGCACTGAACGAAATGGTACtgcttatatttttacaaaatcgtTTTTTATGATATACCATCTTTTTTTGATCTTTGTATAATTGAATAtatcataaaacaaataaaacgcATATTTCTCCTCCGAGCATGATTTTCATATtatattgtaattaaaatttattttttaaatgtagttagttaaattttaaatgacgCATG
This genomic window contains:
- the LOC111677599 gene encoding probable GPI-anchored adhesin-like protein PGA55, which gives rise to MGMQLTETLNGILPIAPTDDFHKDEHTNAINIQTNKNAFNYEDFAGQHLASGGAIEIVTVDPNDGYDTDSEDEEDSDDDDDVDDDDDEDDNGLLNFDRQSQCSNGTFRTRTDSSSIGDYESHTSDYDDDSDDDDNDNNLINNTALLQNALANMSNMANNANNSIIDLHSNLVAPDDLLLDNSFHKNRTLSTNTLNSDVDGLGLQIDANNFDLAEFITKDDFQLQNTPIMSNQMHTAVPAAEAAVKSHILPKNNFATNIAQTPSVVQVISSKLDDSDSDSDVIVDVETVEMDEDDASSLRKASEILKPIAASVPIQTEEETPFVDNVKSDPSWSPTQTVKKVETHKVEEKPATQKPNFTRNFPLVPNKKQCDLLKGKFAKGKGKATQKPKTLATKNIKMELSPVKETSAITNTTNTTTTIVKPENRLRKIGIGMGGKNLALLKHERVSISEQSSEENNTPLKREVVPTTSSPQQKPVIVKRDVQETPAQKAQAVKRKLNLEEYKKRRGAEPVVPGVTAASNTKFISYKIPKLENKTNSSKTAVTSDKKPTVNTTPTKHSEAVTSIVKTLKDQQNIAPKTDPITEAKNKVLRMQELKKAQQMRIIDSTISAKVPRVTKLLPLREIVKDTPYLNEEEKKSLNTQNFKSDYEEIIIVSASCNTDISIPPLPNQSTQPVNNATRSLLKSSALLSTITNSFEKVKANDNVKISTSSLIASIQDVVVNKTLPVEETTATSVDVKDTKKPEHHGEDKIIMHLRKDRIRKRMCTIAIQTELQPEFPPLPLPKSCLQHKSRERSRRHRKRQYRKHNNEQSSSSSSEYSSDDQSDHSNSSSISRSRDNSCSSSVERMRTYDSAIGTGGYSSRSSRKHRSSISSSYSESADRIARGRRQRRTSYTKRSAARKRSRSPYSSSSFSSDSDRSRSPHYRRSRSRSNSRTRSRSRRSSYRQGQNNNNSFVDRNVSQPAVEERRIVYVGRIEQETTKDMLRRKFLQYGTIKQISIHYKDTGMKYGFVTFERSQDAFSAIDNSTRDPQINMYDVSFGGRRAFCRASYADLDNAGINTYQSYVFPQPVTQPKEDDSFEALLMKMKAKLNANKTSAPTATAGAAATETTAANGQNVANNKI